Within Deinococcus wulumuqiensis R12, the genomic segment TCACGGCTGAGGCGCAGACGCGCGGGCTGAGCGTTCCGGTGGCCAGCGAGGTCCGCGCCCTGCCGGGTCAGGGGGTCGCGGCTCAGGTTGGAGGCCGCGCCGTGCAGGTGACTTCTCCCGTGTTCGCCGCTGCCCAGGGACCGCTGAGCACCGAGCAGCAGCGGCTCATCTCCACGCTGGAGGCGGAGGGGCGCACCGTGGTCGTGGTGCTCGACGGCGGACACCCCCGGGGGCTGATCGCCCTGCGCGACGAACCCCGCGAGGACGCCCGGGACGCGCTGGCGGGTCTGCGCCGCCTGGGTGTTCGCCCGCTGATGCTGACGGGCGACAACGCCCGCACGGGGCAGGCTGTCGCCGCCGACCTGGGCCTGGACGTGCAGGCCGAACTGCTTCCGGAGGACAAGCTGCACGTCATCGAAGAACTGCGTGTGCAGGGCGGCGTGGCGATGGTCGGAGACGGCATCAACGACGCCCCGGCCCTCGCCCGTGCCGACGTGGGCATCGCCATGGGCAGCGGCACCGACGTGGCGCTCGAAACCGCCGACGCCGCGCTGCTGCGCGGGCAGGTGCAGGGGGTGGCCGAGCTGGTGCAGCTCTCGCGCGACACGCTGGCAAATGTCCGGCAGAACGTCGCCTTCGCGCTGGGCCTCAAGGCGCTGTTTCTCGTCACCACGCTGCTGGGGTACACCAACCTGTGGATGGCGGTGCTGGCCGACACCGGCGCCACAGCCCTCGTGACCGCCAACGCCCTGCGCCTGCTGCGCTGGAGGCCCCGCAGTGAGTAAGGCAGTGGGTCAGGATGCAGCCGTGCCGGGCGACCTCTGCGAGGTCAGCTGTGTTCACCCGGAAGCGGTGGCCCAGGCGCGGGCGGCCCTGCCGGACGAGGCGCACGTGGCGGCGGCGACCAGCTTTCTCAAGCTGCTGGGCGACCCCACCCGGCTCAAGTTGCTGAGCGCCCTGAGCGCCACCGAGCTGTGCGTGTGCGACCTCGCGGCGGTCGTGGGCCTGAGCGAAAGCGCCGTGAGTCACCAGTTGCGTCTGCTGCGCACTGGGCGACTGGTCGCCTTTCGCAAGGCGGGCCGGGTGGTCTATTACCGCCTGGCCGACGAGCACGTCACCACCCTGCTTCGCAGCGCCCTGGAACATGCCCGCGAGTAAAGGAGGGCCTACTCGCCGCCCTCGCCCTGCCCCGCTGCGCCCGTCGGCGGCACCACCAGTCCCGGCGGGCGCCCGTCTTTGAAGCCCGCGCCGAGCAGGTCCACCGGGGAGCGGTCGGGCACGATGTCGCCTTTCAGTCCGCGCCCGGCCAGCACCGGCAGGAAGGCGTCCATCACGCCGACTTCGCCGTGCACCAGCCAGACGTGGGGGGTGCCCGCCGTGCTCAGGAAGGCCAGCAGGTCGTCCTGGTCGGCGTGGGCGGAAAAGCCGCCGATGGTGTGGACCTGGGCACGGACCGCCACGTCCTCGCCCATCAGGCGCACGGTATCCGCACCCGCCACGATGCGTCCGCCGAGGCTGCTCGGAGACTGGTAAGACACGATGATGAGGTTGGTCGAGGGCTTCCAGAGGTGGTGCTTGAGGTGGTGCTGGATGCGCCCGCCGGTCATCATCCCGTTGCCCGCCATGATGATCGCGGGGCCGTCGTAGCGGTTGAGGCGCTGCGACTCGGCGCTGGTGGGCACGGTGTGCAGCGTGCTGGGGCGAAAAGGGTCTTCGCCGTCGCGCAGGGCGTCACGCACCGGGGGAATGAGTTCGTCGCCGTACTCGAAATACTCGTGGGTGGCCCGCGCCGCCATCGGTGAATCGAGAAACACGGGAATGCGCGGCACCTCGCCCGAATCCATCAGTTCCTTGAGGGTGTACAGAATGGTCTGCGCCCGCTCGATGGCGAAACTGGGAATCAGAATCTTGCCGTTTTGCCGCACGCTGTCGCGCAGGGCCTGGGCGAACTCGGCGCGGGTGCCCGCCCAGTCGCGGTGGGTGCGGTTGGCGTAGGTCGTTTCCAGCACGACGGCGTCCACGGCAGGCGGCGGCGTGAAGTCGAGTTGCAGCCCGCTTTCCCGGTTGCCGAGGTCGCCCGACATCAGCAACCGGCCCCCGGGCGCTTCCAGAATCAGGTAGGCGCTGCCCAGGATGTGCCCGGCCCGCTCGGGGGTGACGCGAACGCCCGCCACCTTGAGCGTTTCCCCGAAGTTCAGGTGCGGGCGCAGCAGCGCGAGGGTGCGGTGCACGTCCTCCTCGTCGTACAGGGGCGGCGGCACCTCGTCCTCGCGGCCCTGACGGCGGGCGCGGCGCAGGTCCTGGCGGTGGCCCTCCACCTGCAGGCGGGCCGAGTCGAGCAGCACCGTCTCGGCGAGAGCGGCGGTGGGCGGCGTGCAGTACACCGGCCCCCGGTAGCCCAGCCGCACCAGCAGCGGCAGCCGCCCCACGTGGTCGAGGTGCGCGTGGGTCAGGAGGACCGCGTCGAGCCCCGCCGGGTCGAAGGGAAAGTCCTCATGGTTGCGCCGCTCCAGCTCGTCGCCCCCCTGAAATAGCCCGCAGTCCACCAGCAGTTGCCGCCCACCGAGCGTGAGCAGGTGCATGCTGCCCGTGACGGTCCCCGCCGCGCCGAAACTCTGCATTTGCATGGGGGGAGTGTAGAGGAAAGAGTGTGCAGAACATCACGAAATGAAAGTTGAGGCAGGCTTCACGGACGCCGGGGAGGTCTGCCGAGGATGCCGACGACGTTGCCGGGTCGCCCGTATGCTGGGGTTCGGCCAGACTCCAGAACGATCACAGACCCCGGAACAATCAGGAGAACAGCCATGAATGATGGAGAGTCGGCACAGAGCGCCTTTCCCGCCCTGCTTCAGACGATGCGGCGGGCGGCAGGGCTGAGCCAGGGCGAACTGGCACGGCAGGCGCGGCTGACCCGGCCTTACATCAGTCAACTGGAAAAGGGGAGCCGGAGCAGCCCCTCGCGCAAGGTCGCCCTGAGCCTTGCCAACGCCCTGCAACTGGACGCACCGCAGCGGCGGGCCTTTCTGGACGCGGCGGGCTGGCCTGAACTGGAAGTCCCGCTGCACGACCCTTCAAGCGGGCTGGGACAGACGGACGATACTTACGCGCTGGCCCGGCAACTGCTGGACGCCTGCCCCTTTCCGGCGGTGCTGCACGACAGCCGCTGGTTGGTGGGCTACGTCAACCGGGGCGGGCACGCTTTTTTTGAGGCGCTTCAGGCTCCACTTGCACCGCAGGGCGAAGCCGTGTCGCTGCTGGAAAGCGTGTTTCACCCGGTGATTCGCGCTCACCTGAGCGACTGGGAAGCCTGGGCGCGGGCCATGCTGGCGCAGTTCAAGCGCGACAGCCTGCACCTGGGGCAGACCCCGGCGCACCTGGCGTTGCTGGGGCGCCTGCGCCTGCTGCCCGATTTTGCGCGCCTGTGGCACAGCGTGGAGCCGTCTGCCGATACGGTGCCCACCATGCGCCTGCCGCTGAAACTGCTGGGCACCCGCCCCTGTCTGGTCGAGGTGCTGCGCTTTCAGGTGGTCGGCCTGCCCGAACTCTGGATGGTCGCTTTTTTGCCCCGTGACGCGGTGGCCGAGGAATTTATGCGAAGTCTGCTCCGGTGAAGGTGGTAACCAGTTACCTTGCCCCCGTTCAGCAGCGGCTCCTAAATTATCGCCATTCCACAATTTTTCTTCGGTTGCGCCGGACGCGCCCCTATAGGCGGTCTGCCGCCGCCACAAGGAGTCCGCATGACGCAGGCCGCCTCTCCGTCCGACATGACCCCCACCCAGCGGGCCACCCTCAAAGCCGTGGCCGATACCGTTCTGCCCGCATTGCCGGAACGTGGCAAGGACGCCTTCTGGCAGCTCGCCGCCTCCGACCTGAGCGTTCACCTCGCGCTGGAACAGTACCTCGCCACCCAGCTTCCGCCCCAGACCCGCGCCGGGCTGCTGTCGCTGCTGGACGCCCTCGCGCTGCTCAGTTTCGCGCCGCAGGGGCAGGCGGTGCGTGAAAGCCTGCTGCGAACCATTTCCGGCCTCTCGCCCGAAGCGGCGGCGGGCATCGGGGCGCTGCGCCAACTGACGCTGATGTTCGGCTACTCGCTGACTGATGCCCAGGGAAAAAACCCGCTGTGGGAAGGGCTGAAGTACGCTGGGTTCGGCAGCCCCGCGCCCACCACACCGGGCGGCATCACGCCCTACGTCCCCCAGGCGGGCGAAACGCTGGAAGCCGACGCCGTGGTGGTCGGCTCTGGCGCAGGCGGCGGCGTCATCGCGGCGCGGCTGGCGCAGACGGGCAAGCGCGTGGTGGTGCTGGAAGCGGGCGGCTACTCGCACGAGGCACACTTCAAAGGGCAGGAACTCGCCGCCTACCAGACGCTGTACTACCGGGGCGGCTACCACCCCACCGCCGACGGCAACGTGACGCTGGTGGCGGGGCGCAACCTGGGCGGGGGCACCACCGTCAACTGGTCGAACTCGGTGCGGCCCCGCGACGACATTCGCCGCGCCTGGGCAGGCGAACACGGCCTGAGCGACGTGGCCGACCCCAGCTACGACGCCCACATCGACTCGGTGCTGGAACGCATGAAGGTGGGCGAAGCGTGCAGCGACCACAACGGCCCCCACCAGCGGCTGGAAGAAGGCGCAGAGAAGCTGGGCTACCACTATGTCCGCGCGGCCCTGAACCTCGACCCCGAGCGCTACGACGCCGAGAAAGCCGGGCACTCGGGCTTCGGTGACCAGACCGGGGCCAAGCAGGGCACCATGCGGACCTTCCTGCAAGACGCCCACGACGCCGGGGCCAGGATTCTGGTGGGCACCGAGGCGCAGCGCGTTCTGGTCGAGGGCGGGCGGGCTGCCGGGGTCAGCGCCGTTTGCACGGTGGACGGCGAGGCGCGGCCCATCACCGTTCGTGCCCCGCAGGTGGTGGTGGCGTGTGGGGCGCTGGAAACGCCCGCGCTCCTGCTGCGTTCGGGCCTCGGCGGGCCAGCGGCGGGGAAGTATCTGCGGCTGCACCCGGCGGGACTGGCCGCCGGAATCTATGCCGAAGACCAGAAGGCGTGGTGGGGGCCAGCCCAGGCGGGGATTCTCAAGGAGTTTGCCAGCCGCGAGGGCGGACACGGCTACATCGTCGAAGGCGTGCAGTACGGCCCCGGCCTGATTGCTTCCGGGCTGCCCTGGCACAGCGGGGCCGCACACCGCGAGCTGATGGACAAGTTTCACCGCATGGCCGTGTTCGTGAGCATCGTGCAGGACAGAGGCCACGGGCAGGTGACGGTAGACGAGCAGGGGCAGGCGGTCCACACCTACGCCGTGACCGACCCGCTGGACGTGGAGAACTTTCACCAGGGCGTCGCCACCGCCATCCGGCTGCACGAGGCGGCGGGGGCCGAGGAAATCATCGCGCTGGTGCCGGGGCTGGCTCCCTGGAAACGTGGGGATGACCTAGAAGCCTTCATCGCGGCCACCCGACAGGCCCCGCTGGGCGCGGGCGGACAGACCGTTTTCAGCGCCCACCAGATGGGTTCGGCACGCATGGGCCGCGACCCCCAGACCAGCGTGGCCGACCCCGACGGGCAACTGCACGACACCCCCGGCGTGTGGATAGGCGACACCAGCGCCTTCCCGACCTGCTCGGGCGTGAACCCGATGGTGTCGTGCATGGCCCTCGCCTCGCGCACCGCCGAACGCATTCTTCGCCACATGGACGGCGGCGCAGTGCCCTCGGCGGGCCAGTCGCTTCAGGCTGGTCAGGCCGCGCAGTAACGGCTTGAGCATTTGACATAAATAAAGTTGGCCTGGACGCCCCCTCACCCCTCGCTCCGCGAGGCCCTCTCCCACAAGGGGCGAGGGTCAGAAAAGGCAATCATTCTTTCGTCAAACGCTCTAGACCAACTCTCATCGACCCTTTGACCACCGACCGCCGCGCCTTTCCTGGCGATTGGTGCGCCCCCAAGGAGCCACCCTATGACCGCAACACCCCAGCCCACCCCCGAGCAGCCCACTCCCCAGCCCACCCTGCGCCACGACAGGTTCTATATCGGCGGTCAGTGGGTAGACGCCTCTGACCACGACATGCTGGACGTGGTGGATTCCAGCACCGGGCAGGTCATCGGGCAGGTGCCTGCCGGAACGCCCGCCGACGCCGAAAAAGCCATTCAGGCCGCGCACGCCGCCTTCGAGGGCTGGTCGCAAACTTCGCCAGAGGAGCGGGCCGCGCTGCTGGAGCGCATCAGCCGGGGCCTGAGCCAGCGGCAGGCCGAGATTGCCACCCTGATTACGCAGGAAGTCGGGATGCCTTACCTGCACGCCAACCTGATTCAGGTGGGCCTGCCCGCCGCCACGTTTGCCTCCATGGCCGAGGAAATTCGCCGCTACCCCTTCGAGGAACGCCTCGCCAGTTCGGTGCTGCTGCGCGAACCCGTGGGCGTGGTGGCGGCCATTACCCCCTGGAATTATCCGCTGCACCAGATTGCCGCCAAGGTCGCCCCGGCGCTGGCGGCGGGCTGCACGGTGGTGCTCAAGCCCAGCGAGGTCGCGCCGCTCAATGCCTACGTGCTGGCGGAAATCATGGAGGAGGCGGGCGTTCCGGCGGGCGTCTTCAATCTGGTCACGGGGACCGGGCCAGTGGTGGGCGAGGTGCTGGCCTCGCATCCGCTGGTGGATATGGTGTCGTTCACGGGGTCCACGGCGGCGGGGCGGCGGGTCAGCGAGCTGGCGGCCCGCACCGTCAAGCGTGTGGCGCTGGAACTGGGCGGCAAAAGCCCCTACATCATCCTGGACGATGCCGACCTCACCAGGGACGCGCTGGTGCAGGCCATCGTGAACGGCGTGCAGGGCTGTTATCTCAACTCGGGCCAGACCTGCTCGGCCCTCACGCGGATGCTGGTGCCGCGCTCGCGCCTCCCCGAGGTCGAAGCGGTGGTGCAGGGCGTGGTGTCGCAGGTCAAAGTCGGTCACCCGCTGGAAGCAGGCACCACGCTGGGGCCGCTGGTGTCCGACGTGCAACGCGAGCGGGTGCGCGGATACATCAAGAAGGGCATGGAAGAGGGAGCCAAGCTGATTGCCGGTGGCCCCGACGCGCCCGAAGGACTGGAACAGGGCTTTTTCGTGCGCCCCACCGTCTTTTCCGAGGTCACGCCGGACATGACCATCGCCCGCGAGGAAATCTTCGGGCCAGTGCTGGTCATTCAGCCCTACGACGACGAGGAAGACGCCATCCGCATTGCCAACGACACCGAGTACGGGCTGGCGGGCGGCGTGTGGGCCAGCGACCCCGAGCGGGCCGTGCGTGTCGCCAAGCGCATCCGCACCGGACAGGTGTCCATCAACGGCGGAGCCTTCAACCCGGTGGCCCCTTTCGGCGGCTATAAGCAGTCAGGCAACGGGCGCGAGTTCGGGCGGCTGGGCCTGGAAGAGTTCATGGAGGTCAAGTCGCTCCAATTCTGAGCATTGCAGCTCATGGGGGAGGCCACTTGGAAAGTTCCCTGTGGCCTTCTTTTCATTCATCCGCTCTCTGCCATCTGCCCTCGCTCGCCCACTTAGCGAACAAACGCCCGTTAGTCTCTTGCGTTACACTGCCTTCACCATGAACAAGGAATACGCGAGTGCTGCCGAGGCACTGAAAGACATCGTGGCCGACGGGCAAACCGTCGCGGTGGGGGGCTTCGGGCTGTGCGGCATTCCCGAGCAGCTCATCCTGGCGCTGCGAGACAGCGGCGTTAAGGGGCTCACCGCTGTCTCCAACAACGCCGGGGTAGACGGCTGGGGATTGGGCCTGCTGCTCGAAACCCGCCAGATTCGCAAGATGATTTCGAGTTACGTCGGCGAAAACAAGGAATTCGAGCGTCAGTACCTCAGCGGTGAACTCGAACTCGAATTCACCCCGCAGGGCACGCTGGCTGAGCGCATGCGGGCGGGCGGCGCGGGCATTCCTGGCTTCTACACCAAAACGGGCGTCGGCACGCTGGTGGCTGAAGGCAAGGAACACAAGGACTTCGACGGCGAAACCTACATCCTCGAGCGCGGCATCGTGGCCGATGTCGCGCTCGTCAAAGCGTGGAAAGCGGACAGAGCGGGCAACCTCATCTACCGCAAGACCGCCCGCAACTTCAACCCGATGGCGGCGACCTGCGGCAAGGTGACGGTGGCCGAGGTCGAAGAACTGGTCGAAATCGGTGAACTCGACCCCGACGAAATTGATACCCCCGGTATTTTCGTGCAGCGTGTGGTGGTCAATGCCACGCCTGAAAAACGCATCGAGCAAAGGACGGTGAGGCACTGATGCCCTGGACACGCGATGAAATGGCGCAGCGCGCCGCACAGGAACTTCGGGACGGCTATTACGTCAACCTCGGCATCGGGCTACCCACCCTGGTCGCCAACCACATCCCGGAAGGTATGAGTGTGTGGCTGCAGTCCGAAAACGGACTGCTGGGCATCGGCCCCTTTCCGCGTGAGGACGAGGTAGACCCCGACCTCATCAACGCGGGCAAGCAGACGGTCACGGCGCTGCCGGGGGCGAGCTTTTTTTCGAGTGCTGACTCCTTCGCCATGATTCGTGGCGGGCATGTCAATCTCGCCATTCTGGGAGCGATGCAGGTAAGCGAGAAGGGCGACCTCGCCAACTGGATGATTCCCGGCAAGATGGTCAAGGGGATGGGCGGGGCGATGGACCTGGTGGCCGGGGTGCAGCGCGTGGTGGTGCTGATGGAGCATGTGGCGAAGGGCGACAGCCACAAAATTTTGCAGGACTGCACCCTGCCGCTGACGGGCAAAGGGGTGGTGAACCGCATCATCACCGACCTGGGCGTGCTGGACGTGACGCCGGGCGGCTTGCAACTGGTCGAACTCGCGCCGGGCGTGACCCTGGAGGAGCTGCGGAGCAAGACGGGGGCCGAGATTCGGGAGTAACTACACTGGGGGCATGACTTCCCCCGTCTCCCCCGCCTCCCTGCGTGGCCGCCTGCTGTTGCCGGGCGGCTCGCTCGTTTCCGGCACGCTGCACTTCGGCGCTGACATCACCGCGCTGGAGGAAGGGCCGGAGACGGGCGGCCCGCTGATTGTGCCGGGTTTCGTGGACACACACGTTCACGGCGGAGGCGGCGGCGACACGATGGACGGGGCGGAAGGGGTGCGAACCCTGGCGCGGCTGCACGCCCGGCACGGCACGACCACGCTGCTGCCGACCACCATGACCAACCCCTGGGAGCGGGTGCTCGCGGCGCTGCGCGGCGTGCGCGAGGTGATGGACGCGGGCGGCGTGCCGGGGGGGGCAGACATCCCCGGAGCGCATCTGGAAGGGCCGTTCATCAGCCCGCAGAGGTTGGGGGCACAGCCGCCCTGCACGCTCACGCCGACGCCGGAGCGGGTGCAGGAACTGCTGGCGCTGAACGTGATTCGGGCGGTGACGCTGGCCCCGGAAATCGAGGGGGCCACAGACGCGGCCCTGGCCTTTGCCGGTGCGGGCGTGCGGGTGGGCATCGGGCACACGGCGGCGGACGCCGAAACCACGGCGGCGCTCCTGCGGACCGTTCACGTGGCGGGCGGGCGCACGGCGGGCACGCACCTGTTCAACGCGATGGGCGGGATTCAGGGGCGCGAACCGGGCGTCGTCGGGGCGCTGCTGACCGACCCCCACGCCTTTGCCGAGGTCATTCTCGACGGCTTCCACCTGCACCGCCTGAGCTTCCTGCTCGCCCGCGCCGCCGCGCCGGAACGCGTCATGCTGATTACCGACGCGATGCGGGCCGCCGGACAGGGCGACGGGGAAAGCGAACTCGGCGGGCAGCCCGTCACCGTGAGTGGGGGCCGCGCCACCCTCGCCAGCGGCAGCCTCGCCGGAAGCGTCCTGACGATGGACATGGCCCTGAAAAATGCGGTGGCGGCGGGCATCCCGCTGGCGGAGGCGAGCCGGATGCTCAGCCTCGCGCCTGCCCGTTCGCTGGGCCTGAGCGACCGGGGCGAGCTGCGCGTGGGCCTGCGGGCCGACGTGGTGGTGCTGGACGAGGAACTGAAGGTGCGACAGGTCTACGTGGGTGGACGCTCCGTCGCTTTATAGCCGCAGGCAAAAAAAACTCCCCCCGAGCAAACGGGGGGAGCAGAAAGCGGAAAACGCTTAGAGGTTGCCCTTGAGGGTGCTGGCGACCTTGAAGGCGACCTTCTTGCCGGCGGGAATCTGGATCTTCTCGCTGGTGCCGGGGCGCACGCCGGTGCGGGCGGCGGTTTCCTTGACCGAGAGGGTGCCCAGGCCGGGCAGACCGACGCTCTTGCCGCTCTGCAGGGCGCTGACCACGGACTCCAGCATGGAGCTGATGGCTTCTTCGCTCTGCTTCTTGGTCAGGCCGGTCTGGTCGGCGACCATTTCGACCAGCTGGGTCTTGGCGACCTTGCCGCTGTCGGCGGCGCCACGCTTGGCGGCAGGAGCGGCTTTGGCAGCGGGAGCAGCCTTTTTGGCAGGGGCCTTAGCAGACTTTTTCGTCATGGTGAGCAGCATGACATATCTCATGGCGGCTGTGAAGGGGGGAACGGGGGATAGATGCCCTCTAGGACGCATACATTAAGGCCAGCTGGGCAAAAGTTGCCGCCAAAGCGGGCTTTCTCCGGATTTCCCCAAACGCGGATACCGAAATTTCAGTGCCAGGACGCCTTTTACGGCAGTTCGGCATGTTGTCGGCAGCGGAGGGACTCATGTCCCCCTCAGCGCGGCAGTGTATGAGGGAAAAATGAAGAACGCGTGTCTGTTGCCCCTCTCGCTGCTGACTGGCCTGCTGCTGACTGGGTGCGGCGCGAACCCGTCCTCGTCTGCTCCGGCCTCTACGCCGGGCACATCGGGACCTTTACCCCAGGCGAGCGAGTGTCGCCCGGCGGGTGCGCTGAGCTTCTCGGCGGTGGCTGTGACGGGCGAGGCGGCACCCCCCGGCAACTGGGCGACGCCCCACGTGCCCGGCGAGGTGCTGGTGCTCACGGGCCGTCGCCTGAGCGCCCAGGCGACCTCGGCGCTGGGCGGCGTGTCCACGCTGGCGGTGGCGGACGGATTGCTGCTGGCCCGGACCCCGGTGGGAGAGGCCGACGCCGCCTTTGCCCGTCGCCTGACGCAGGCGGGCTTGCAGACCCAGCCCAACTACCGCTACTTCTCGCTGGCGCCGAGCGACCCCGGCTTTCCCGGCAACCGGGGCGTGCGGGTAGGCGACCGGGCCTACCACCAGACCTACCTGACCCGCATCGGCGCGGCGCAGGCGTGGCAGACGCTGGACGCGGCGGGGCGCTCCAGAAACGGGGTGCTGACAGCGGTGCTCGACACCGGGGCGGACCGGCAGCACCCCGAGCTGGCCGGGCGGCTGCTGACCGGCTGCACCTTCGACAACCGGGGGGGCTTCACGGTGGGGGCGCCGGAAGTGTCGGCCAGCAGTTCGCAGGGGCGCGGGCACGGCACCGGCAGCGCGGGCCTGATCGGGGCGAACACCGACAACCAGGAGGGACTGAGCGGCGTGCTGTGGCGCGGCAACCTGTTGCCCGTCAAGGTGCTGGGGGATGACGGCGCCTCCACCGTTTCGCTGGTGGGCGGCCTGAACTACGCGGCGGCGCAGGGGGCGCGGGTCATCAACATGAGTCTGGGCGCCCCAGGCAAGCTGAGCGACCCGGTGCTCGACCGCGCCATCACGCAGGCGGCGCAGCGGGCGGTGCTGGTCGCGGCGGCGGGCAACACCAGTGGCGACGGCATCTATTTTCCTGCCAGCCACCCCGCCGTGATCGCGGTGGGCGCCCTGGGCCGCGAGGACCACCTCGCCTGCTACAGCGCCCGCCCCGGCGCGGCGAGCGGGTCACGCCAGCTCGACATCGTCGCGCCGGGGGGCAACGCGGGCACCCGCGACGGCGTGAGCACCAGCGGGCCGGGCTGCCTGGTGTCCGGTCCCGACGACCTGCTGACCCTGAGTGCCACCGACCAGGGCAGCTACGTGCTGCGCGCCGGAACCAGCGAGGCGGCGCCCCTGGTCAGCGGCGTCGCGTCACTGATGTGGGGGGCGAACCCGGACCTCAGCGCCGCCGAAGTCCGCGCCCGCCTGCTGGCAAGTACCCGGCAGGTCGGCACCCTGAAGATGCTCGACGCTAAGGCAGCGGTGGAGGCGGCCCTGAAGTAATACGGATTCCGCTTCATTCCTGCACAGTCGGGCCTATACAGTTGGGAAGGCACCGCCTGTGCATCCATATCGCGTAACCCGTATTTTTTCCTACTCGCATCCGCTCTGCTGCGCAGCTTTGCAAGTCAGATTGAATCTGAAACTACCAGATTCAATCGGAATCCGCCTTAAGGCTTTTGCCAGAAGGTGTCGAGGGCAGCCTTGACTTCAGGGAGCTTTTCCCAGTGCGGCAGTCCGTCGGTTCCGGCGATTCGCACCGCCTGCATGCCGGGCTGCTGGGTGAACAGCGGCAGGCGGTCGAATGAAACGAACCCGTCCTGGTCGTAAAGCACCAGCGTCGGGGTCTTGAGCGGGCGGTAGAGGTTCTGGTAGCCGTCGCTGTCAAAGAGGCGCCCACTCACGAAATAGAGCGGCGCGTACTTGGCTCCCGGCTGACGGCTGGTGTCCACGCTGTAGTCGATGACTTCGCCGGGGACCGGCCCCCGGAAACTGCGGCTGAGGAAATAGTGGACGCTGGGGCGCGTGCGCAGGGTGCCGTAGAGCAGGTCGTCTACCCGGCGCAGGCGCTGGTAGCGGCTCAGTCCGCCGTCGTCGGCGGTGGCCTGCTGCGACCCGCCCCTCGGCTGACCCAGACCGCTGGGGCTGATGAGGGCGAGACTGCGAATGCGCGGCTCCTGCAGGGCGGCGCGGGCGGCAAACTCGCTGCCGAGCGACAGGGCCACCACGTCCACCTCGGTGTTCAGTTCGGCCACCAGGGCCAGCAGAGCCTGCGTCATCAGCTCGGGGGCATAGGTGACGTCGGGACGGTCGCTCTGGCCGAAACCGGGCCATTCCAGAGCA encodes:
- a CDS encoding S8 family peptidase; translated protein: MKNACLLPLSLLTGLLLTGCGANPSSSAPASTPGTSGPLPQASECRPAGALSFSAVAVTGEAAPPGNWATPHVPGEVLVLTGRRLSAQATSALGGVSTLAVADGLLLARTPVGEADAAFARRLTQAGLQTQPNYRYFSLAPSDPGFPGNRGVRVGDRAYHQTYLTRIGAAQAWQTLDAAGRSRNGVLTAVLDTGADRQHPELAGRLLTGCTFDNRGGFTVGAPEVSASSSQGRGHGTGSAGLIGANTDNQEGLSGVLWRGNLLPVKVLGDDGASTVSLVGGLNYAAAQGARVINMSLGAPGKLSDPVLDRAITQAAQRAVLVAAAGNTSGDGIYFPASHPAVIAVGALGREDHLACYSARPGAASGSRQLDIVAPGGNAGTRDGVSTSGPGCLVSGPDDLLTLSATDQGSYVLRAGTSEAAPLVSGVASLMWGANPDLSAAEVRARLLASTRQVGTLKMLDAKAAVEAALK
- a CDS encoding alpha/beta fold hydrolase translates to MQRRMQPSRTQRTGRVLLRGLALAGLVTALAACAPALQSSAQPGSSAVSTLRPAVSGEQRFLTLPGFGRVGYYADPRGSGRPLILTHAVNAAASAYEVRPLWNAYAGQRPVYALEWPGFGQSDRPDVTYAPELMTQALLALVAELNTEVDVVALSLGSEFAARAALQEPRIRSLALISPSGLGQPRGGSQQATADDGGLSRYQRLRRVDDLLYGTLRTRPSVHYFLSRSFRGPVPGEVIDYSVDTSRQPGAKYAPLYFVSGRLFDSDGYQNLYRPLKTPTLVLYDQDGFVSFDRLPLFTQQPGMQAVRIAGTDGLPHWEKLPEVKAALDTFWQKP
- the nagA gene encoding N-acetylglucosamine-6-phosphate deacetylase → MTSPVSPASLRGRLLLPGGSLVSGTLHFGADITALEEGPETGGPLIVPGFVDTHVHGGGGGDTMDGAEGVRTLARLHARHGTTTLLPTTMTNPWERVLAALRGVREVMDAGGVPGGADIPGAHLEGPFISPQRLGAQPPCTLTPTPERVQELLALNVIRAVTLAPEIEGATDAALAFAGAGVRVGIGHTAADAETTAALLRTVHVAGGRTAGTHLFNAMGGIQGREPGVVGALLTDPHAFAEVILDGFHLHRLSFLLARAAAPERVMLITDAMRAAGQGDGESELGGQPVTVSGGRATLASGSLAGSVLTMDMALKNAVAAGIPLAEASRMLSLAPARSLGLSDRGELRVGLRADVVVLDEELKVRQVYVGGRSVAL
- a CDS encoding HU family DNA-binding protein, encoding MLLTMTKKSAKAPAKKAAPAAKAAPAAKRGAADSGKVAKTQLVEMVADQTGLTKKQSEEAISSMLESVVSALQSGKSVGLPGLGTLSVKETAARTGVRPGTSEKIQIPAGKKVAFKVASTLKGNL